Proteins co-encoded in one Gemmatimonadaceae bacterium genomic window:
- a CDS encoding DegT/DnrJ/EryC1/StrS aminotransferase family protein has protein sequence MPSYLCESMLGAVSEADGDVQYYEVGYDLDIPDGNWVDGIQPGDLVVLIDYFGFATSSAIAARVKARGAWILADACQSLLSQNEHVDSDFILFSPRKFVGVPDGGILRCNTHSILDVALEQSPVRWWKKALEASIQRREFDRHGGSRRWFDIRREADSEHPVGPYAMSQLSERLLRFGFDYCRIASRRVENYGSLLTSLADLALFPNLPSGAVPLGFPIRVARRDEIRQVLFEHSIYPPVHWPIGDIIPNRFADSHRLASEILMLPCDQRYTPRHMTYIAEVVLGAV, from the coding sequence ATGCCCTCATATCTCTGCGAATCCATGCTCGGCGCGGTTTCGGAGGCCGACGGAGATGTTCAGTATTATGAAGTCGGGTATGACCTCGACATACCCGATGGGAACTGGGTTGACGGGATTCAACCGGGGGATCTTGTTGTTCTCATCGACTACTTTGGATTTGCCACAAGCTCAGCAATCGCGGCGCGAGTGAAGGCGCGCGGCGCATGGATTCTCGCTGACGCCTGCCAGTCGTTACTGTCGCAGAACGAACACGTTGATTCGGATTTCATCCTATTCAGTCCGCGCAAATTTGTCGGCGTTCCGGACGGTGGGATTCTCCGCTGCAATACGCACAGCATACTCGACGTCGCCTTAGAACAGTCTCCTGTGAGATGGTGGAAGAAGGCCCTCGAAGCATCGATTCAACGGCGTGAGTTCGACCGACACGGTGGAAGCCGACGCTGGTTTGACATTCGTCGAGAGGCCGATTCCGAGCATCCCGTTGGACCATACGCCATGAGCCAGTTGTCAGAGCGTCTGCTTCGGTTTGGATTCGATTACTGCCGCATCGCGAGCAGGCGAGTCGAGAATTACGGGAGTCTGCTCACGTCGCTCGCGGATCTCGCTCTGTTTCCGAACTTGCCCTCCGGGGCAGTTCCTCTTGGCTTCCCGATCCGGGTGGCGCGCCGAGACGAAATTCGGCAGGTTCTATTCGAGCACTCGATCTACCCGCCCGTTCACTGGCCGATCGGAGACATCATTCCGAACAGGTTTGCTGATAGCCATCGACTCGCCTCAGAAATCCTCATGTTGCCGTGCGATCAGAGATACACACCTCGGCACATGACATATATTGCTGAGGTCGTACTTGGCGCCGTGTGA
- a CDS encoding IS21 family transposase, whose translation MATGSEAISGETPPPWPPGSDGIMASALVPHRVVRGTATSACEPHRAWIEAQVALGRNAVSVYQDLVDQHGFTHQYNSVKRFVATLKARAPERFDVLEFLPGEEAQVDYGQGAPTRTASGKYQRPILFVMTLKYSGKSFRKVVWKTSQVVWAQLHEEAFRALGGCCRYVVLDNLREGVIQPDWYEPGLNPVYAALLAHYGVVADPCRVRDPNRKGTVESSIQHTQGTALKGRTFELLDAQNTWLADWEDRWASRRIHGRKKRQVAELFAEERPHLLPLPLEGFRYFTQGVRTVDDAGLVQIEGAYYAAREAALASVVTVRVYAHTIEILDRTGAVLRRHAKALRKGAFVMAESDRLFNPSRHTARILARAAQIGPQTAALAQVLFARLGRPGQRALYGLASLPRTYACADIEAVCTRLLAADCVSYAAIKAALVRRAEATQAAVVAAPLTQAGPGIRALTEYQTFWEQHATDDASALEAGASA comes from the coding sequence GTGGCCACCGGCTCGGAGGCGATCAGCGGGGAAACGCCCCCACCCTGGCCACCGGGATCGGACGGCATCATGGCGTCGGCGCTGGTGCCGCACCGCGTGGTGCGCGGGACGGCGACGTCGGCCTGCGAACCGCACCGGGCGTGGATCGAAGCGCAGGTGGCCCTCGGCCGCAACGCGGTGAGTGTCTATCAGGACCTGGTGGATCAACACGGCTTCACGCACCAGTACAACTCGGTGAAACGTTTCGTCGCGACGCTGAAAGCGCGGGCGCCGGAGCGTTTCGATGTGCTGGAGTTTCTGCCCGGGGAAGAAGCCCAGGTCGACTATGGGCAGGGCGCGCCGACCCGCACGGCGTCCGGCAAGTACCAGCGCCCGATCCTGTTTGTCATGACGCTCAAGTATTCGGGGAAGAGCTTTCGGAAGGTGGTCTGGAAAACCTCGCAGGTCGTATGGGCGCAGCTGCATGAAGAGGCGTTTCGCGCCTTGGGCGGGTGCTGCCGGTACGTGGTGCTCGACAATCTGCGCGAGGGCGTGATCCAGCCGGACTGGTACGAGCCGGGACTCAATCCGGTGTATGCGGCGCTGCTCGCGCACTATGGCGTCGTGGCCGATCCGTGTCGCGTGCGCGATCCGAATCGGAAAGGGACCGTCGAGTCGTCGATCCAACACACGCAGGGCACCGCCTTGAAGGGGCGCACCTTCGAACTCCTCGACGCCCAGAACACGTGGCTGGCGGACTGGGAAGACCGCTGGGCGTCGCGGCGCATTCACGGCCGGAAGAAGCGCCAAGTGGCCGAACTCTTCGCGGAAGAACGCCCGCACCTACTGCCGCTGCCGCTTGAGGGCTTTCGGTATTTCACGCAGGGCGTGCGCACGGTGGATGATGCGGGGCTCGTGCAGATTGAGGGCGCGTACTACGCGGCCAGGGAAGCGGCGCTGGCGAGCGTGGTGACGGTCCGCGTGTACGCACACACGATCGAGATTCTGGATCGCACGGGGGCGGTGCTGCGCCGGCACGCGAAGGCGCTGCGCAAAGGGGCCTTCGTGATGGCGGAATCCGATCGCCTCTTCAATCCGTCGCGGCACACCGCGCGCATCTTGGCCCGCGCCGCACAGATCGGCCCGCAGACGGCCGCGCTGGCCCAGGTGCTCTTCGCGCGGCTGGGGCGACCCGGCCAGCGGGCGCTCTATGGCCTGGCGAGTCTGCCGCGGACCTATGCCTGCGCCGACATCGAAGCGGTGTGCACGCGCCTGCTCGCGGCCGACTGCGTGTCGTACGCCGCCATCAAGGCCGCGCTGGTGCGACGCGCCGAGGCCACGCAGGCGGCGGTCGTCGCGGCCCCGCTGACGCAGGCGGGACCGGGCATCCGCGCGCTCACGGAGTATCAAACGTTTTGGGAGCAACATGCGACGGATGACGCGTCGGCCCTCGAAGCGGGAGCGTCCGCATGA
- a CDS encoding glycosyltransferase family 39 protein: MFPALCGVFLVGIGYLLARVLFSDSTAEWVALLLALSPIQVNWSRSEYLDVAMTLFMALSFLFAMWPEVVARRSSRPEVATLSGLCAGLALACKWSAIVLIPFPLAVVLFLHVRSVENSLRAPLLSGVTFCLFATLASFCILSLDSFRWAYSPPAGAPYGVPGFPRTPFAMVQGLSAIPLAELQRQAIGFTLNWAGPLFPLVFAILLLARRPVRSRTVEVVRTDARKGTLLILLASTPAFVLVQGGELNTWRAFYPVFVCILASGHLFDSLDRRKRFGLGAMVCVTMIPFTVSYGLRVGPSLTGYFGSELRYSRHLPNGPPMRWVANPDGKEALIPTNFIFQRRKN; this comes from the coding sequence TTGTTCCCCGCCCTCTGCGGGGTCTTCTTGGTGGGCATCGGCTACCTGCTTGCTCGCGTCCTGTTCAGCGACTCTACAGCCGAGTGGGTCGCTCTGCTCCTCGCGCTCAGCCCAATCCAGGTCAACTGGTCTCGAAGTGAGTATCTGGATGTTGCCATGACACTCTTCATGGCGCTGTCATTCCTTTTCGCAATGTGGCCCGAAGTGGTAGCGCGTCGAAGCTCAAGGCCTGAGGTGGCTACGCTCTCCGGCCTGTGCGCGGGGCTCGCGCTCGCCTGCAAGTGGTCCGCCATTGTGTTGATCCCGTTCCCGTTGGCGGTTGTTCTGTTCCTCCATGTTAGGTCTGTTGAGAACTCTCTTAGAGCCCCGCTGCTCTCAGGCGTCACTTTCTGTCTTTTCGCGACTCTCGCGAGTTTCTGCATTCTTTCCTTGGATTCCTTCAGGTGGGCGTACTCGCCGCCTGCGGGGGCGCCGTATGGCGTCCCGGGCTTCCCTAGGACGCCGTTTGCGATGGTTCAGGGACTCTCTGCGATTCCACTCGCGGAATTGCAGAGGCAAGCGATCGGATTCACTCTCAACTGGGCGGGACCGCTCTTTCCGCTCGTGTTTGCGATCTTGTTGTTGGCTCGAAGACCGGTTCGATCACGAACCGTCGAAGTGGTACGTACCGATGCAAGGAAGGGCACTCTCCTGATTCTTCTTGCTTCGACCCCGGCGTTTGTTCTTGTGCAGGGCGGCGAGCTAAACACATGGAGGGCATTCTACCCAGTGTTCGTTTGCATTCTGGCCTCAGGGCATTTGTTCGACAGCCTTGACCGCCGAAAACGCTTCGGACTGGGAGCGATGGTTTGCGTCACCATGATACCATTCACTGTGAGTTACGGTCTTCGCGTTGGCCCGAGTCTTACGGGCTACTTCGGTAGTGAGCTCCGCTACTCGCGGCATCTTCCCAACGGGCCGCCAATGCGGTGGGTGGCAAATCCGGACGGGAAGGAAGCCCTGATCCCGACGAATTTCATCTTCCAGCGGAGAAAGAATTGA